In Neisseria animalis, a single window of DNA contains:
- a CDS encoding DNA topoisomerase IV subunit B — protein sequence MAQKQTQYSESSITVLKGLEPVKERPGMYTRTDSPTHICQEVIDNAADEALGGYASEIQVEIHDDGSLSVKDNGRGIPVGIHPAEGLPVVELVFTQLHAGGKFNKKDGGSAYAFSGGLHGVGVSVTNALSSRLEVTVKREGKIHRIVFSDGFVIGPLTEIGKCAVKDSGTEVRVWPNGKYFETPQYSIPELERLLRAKAVLLSGVTVSLTRRLKGADEAVTQTWHYPDGLKSYLADLISEAREAVPVFSCENYISDGHEGDFSVGEGAAFALTWLEEGSCANESYVNLIPTPLGGTHEAGLKQAVFQAVNNFITLHNLLPRGVKVQSDDVFGKAAFVLSARVLDPQFQGQTKDKLTNRDALKLVAAVAGDPLELWLNQNVEFGKKIADLAIKQAQARMRSVKKIEKKKGSGVAVLPGKLTDCESEDIRENELFLVEGDSAGGSAKLARDKATQAILPLRGKVLNSFEVHPDQLFGNAEIHDISVAIGVDPHGAGDSPDLSGLRYGKIAILSDADVDGSHIQVLLLTLFYRHFPKLIADGHIYVAQPPLFRVDVSAQGKSKPARKFYALDQGELDSILERLQKEGLSDNKYSISRFKGLGEMNPDQLKDTTMHPDTRRLLQVQIPDGAAEDTQNIFVKLMGKGEAASRRAWMEAEGDTAEVDI from the coding sequence ATGGCACAAAAACAAACACAATACAGCGAATCCAGCATCACCGTCCTCAAGGGACTCGAGCCGGTTAAAGAACGTCCGGGCATGTACACCCGCACCGACAGCCCCACCCACATTTGTCAGGAAGTCATCGACAATGCCGCTGACGAAGCCTTGGGCGGCTATGCTTCCGAAATCCAAGTGGAAATCCACGACGACGGTTCCTTGTCGGTAAAAGACAACGGCCGAGGCATTCCCGTCGGCATCCATCCGGCCGAAGGCCTGCCGGTGGTGGAGCTGGTATTCACCCAGCTGCACGCGGGCGGCAAATTCAACAAAAAAGACGGCGGCAGTGCCTACGCTTTTTCCGGCGGGCTGCACGGCGTGGGCGTATCCGTTACCAACGCACTCTCTTCCCGTTTGGAAGTGACCGTCAAGCGCGAAGGTAAAATCCACCGCATCGTTTTTTCAGACGGCTTCGTCATCGGGCCGCTCACCGAAATCGGCAAATGCGCGGTTAAAGATTCCGGTACCGAAGTACGCGTCTGGCCAAACGGCAAATATTTTGAAACCCCGCAATACAGCATTCCCGAATTGGAGCGTTTGCTGCGCGCCAAAGCCGTGTTGCTTTCCGGAGTTACCGTATCGCTGACACGCCGTCTGAAAGGCGCGGACGAAGCCGTCACGCAAACCTGGCATTATCCCGACGGCCTCAAAAGCTATCTGGCCGACCTCATCAGCGAAGCCCGGGAAGCCGTGCCCGTATTTTCCTGTGAAAACTATATTTCAGACGGCCACGAGGGCGACTTTTCCGTTGGCGAAGGCGCGGCTTTTGCCCTGACTTGGCTGGAAGAAGGCAGCTGTGCCAACGAAAGCTATGTCAACCTGATTCCCACCCCGCTGGGCGGTACCCACGAAGCCGGCCTGAAACAAGCCGTTTTCCAAGCCGTCAACAACTTCATCACCCTGCACAACCTCCTGCCGCGCGGCGTAAAAGTGCAGAGTGACGACGTATTCGGCAAAGCCGCATTCGTATTGAGCGCGCGCGTGCTCGACCCGCAGTTTCAAGGCCAAACCAAAGACAAACTCACCAACCGCGACGCACTCAAGCTCGTTGCCGCCGTGGCGGGCGACCCGCTCGAATTATGGCTCAACCAAAACGTCGAATTCGGCAAAAAAATCGCCGACCTCGCCATCAAACAAGCCCAAGCCCGCATGCGCTCGGTGAAAAAAATCGAGAAGAAAAAAGGCAGCGGCGTGGCCGTATTGCCCGGCAAGCTCACCGATTGCGAAAGCGAAGACATCCGCGAAAACGAGCTGTTTCTAGTCGAAGGAGACTCCGCCGGCGGCTCCGCCAAACTCGCCCGCGACAAAGCCACACAAGCCATTCTGCCCCTGCGCGGCAAAGTGCTCAACAGCTTTGAAGTCCACCCCGACCAGCTGTTCGGCAATGCCGAAATCCACGATATTTCCGTCGCCATCGGTGTCGACCCCCACGGAGCGGGCGACAGCCCCGACCTCAGCGGCCTGCGCTACGGCAAAATCGCCATCCTCTCCGATGCCGACGTGGACGGCTCACACATCCAAGTATTGCTGCTCACCCTGTTTTACCGCCACTTCCCCAAGCTGATTGCAGACGGCCATATCTACGTTGCACAGCCGCCACTGTTCCGCGTCGACGTATCCGCGCAAGGCAAATCCAAGCCCGCCCGCAAATTCTACGCCCTCGACCAAGGCGAACTCGACAGCATCTTGGAGCGGCTGCAAAAAGAAGGCCTGAGCGACAACAAATACTCCATCAGCCGTTTCAAAGGCTTGGGCGAAATGAATCCCGACCAGCTCAAAGACACCACCATGCACCCCGACACCCGCCGCCTGCTGCAAGTGCAGATTCCCGACGGCGCAGCGGAGGATACGCAAAATATTTTCGTCAAACTGATGGGCAAGGGCGAAGCCGCCAGCCGCCGTGCTTGGATGGAGGCCGAAGGCGATACCGCCGAAGTGGATATTTGA
- the fghA gene encoding S-formylglutathione hydrolase, with amino-acid sequence MTALTLISENKLFNGSQRRYRHFSETTQCDMTFAVYLPPQALQGYKVPVLYWLSGLTCTDENFTQKSGAQRFAAQWGIALVMPDTSPRGEDIADAEGYDLGQGAGFYLNATEQPWAPHYRMYDYIVSELPALIESEFPVSDKRSIFGHSMGGHGALQIALKNPERYAAVSAFAPIVNPCQTPWGQKAFSAYLGGNSNSWKQYDSTELLQTASGKLPILIDQGDADSFYPQELQPETFVRTARACGFDIQFKMRPGYDHSYFFIASFIDTHIEFHAQALGL; translated from the coding sequence ATGACCGCACTTACCCTGATTTCCGAAAATAAACTGTTTAACGGCTCGCAACGCCGCTACCGCCATTTTTCCGAAACCACGCAATGCGACATGACTTTTGCCGTCTATCTCCCCCCGCAAGCCCTGCAAGGCTATAAAGTTCCTGTTTTATACTGGCTGTCCGGCCTGACCTGCACCGACGAAAATTTTACGCAAAAGTCCGGCGCGCAGCGTTTTGCTGCCCAATGGGGTATCGCTCTGGTGATGCCCGACACTTCGCCCCGCGGTGAAGATATTGCCGATGCAGAGGGTTACGATTTGGGACAAGGTGCAGGCTTCTATCTCAATGCCACCGAACAGCCTTGGGCACCCCATTACCGAATGTACGACTATATCGTTTCGGAACTGCCCGCCCTCATCGAATCCGAATTTCCCGTAAGCGACAAACGCAGTATTTTCGGCCACAGCATGGGCGGACACGGCGCGTTGCAAATTGCTCTGAAAAATCCTGAACGCTATGCTGCCGTTTCCGCATTCGCCCCTATTGTCAACCCCTGCCAAACTCCGTGGGGACAAAAAGCCTTTAGCGCCTATTTGGGCGGCAACAGCAACTCATGGAAACAATACGACAGCACGGAATTATTGCAAACAGCTTCCGGTAAGCTGCCGATTCTCATCGATCAAGGCGATGCCGACAGTTTTTACCCGCAGGAGCTGCAACCCGAAACCTTCGTCCGCACCGCCCGCGCCTGTGGATTCGACATACAGTTCAAAATGCGCCCCGGCTATGACCACAGCTATTTTTTCATCGCCAGCTTTATCGACACCCATATCGAGTTTCATGCACAAGCGTTGGGGTTGTAA
- a CDS encoding ATP-binding cassette domain-containing protein yields the protein MNILQVENASFAVGHVALLDKTSFQLDSGEKIGLIGRNGAGKSSFLKILAGVQKLDDGQIVLQNNLKIVYVPQESFFDNTASVFDVVAEGLGEIRDLLRRYHQVSHALENGSDGHLLKELNELQSQIEAQDGWKLDAAVKQTISELGLPEHEAVGNLSGGQKKRVALAQAWVQKPDVLLLDEPTNHLDIDAIIWLENLLKAFDGSLVVITHDRRFLDNTATRIVELDRGILRSYPGSFSKYSEKKARELAVEAEHNRLFDKFHAQEEAWIRKGIEARRTRNEGRVRRLEELRRQRAERRNVQGQVNFKLDSGEKSGKIIAELEHASFQYGDKAIMDKFSAIIQRGDKIGLIGPNGIGKTTFLKLILGELQPTYGRIRIGSKQEVAYFDQFRSALNENDTVFYTLGQGNDYVEIGGKKRHVMSYLEDFLFHPARAQSPVSSLSGGERNRLLLAKLFTRPANILVLDEPTNDLDIDTQELLEELLRDYQGTVFLVSHDRMFLDNVITQSIVFEGQGRLKEYIGGYDDYIDAKKREAAVTAQNTHKAAVQTASEEKAKPKANRTVKLSYKEQRELDALPDEIAVLETEQAELNAQLSDPEIFKDYEKAGALQNRAEEIEMLLLEKLERWEWLEAKQNGGQ from the coding sequence ATGAACATTCTGCAAGTTGAAAACGCTTCATTCGCCGTCGGCCACGTCGCGCTGCTCGACAAAACCTCTTTCCAACTCGACAGCGGCGAAAAAATCGGCCTCATCGGGCGCAACGGTGCGGGCAAGTCGTCGTTTCTCAAAATATTGGCCGGCGTACAAAAACTCGACGACGGCCAGATTGTCCTGCAAAACAACCTCAAAATCGTATATGTGCCGCAAGAATCGTTTTTCGACAACACCGCCTCCGTATTTGACGTCGTTGCCGAAGGCTTGGGCGAAATACGCGATTTGCTGCGCCGCTACCACCAAGTCAGCCACGCGCTCGAAAACGGCAGCGACGGGCATTTGTTAAAAGAACTCAACGAACTGCAATCGCAAATCGAAGCTCAAGATGGCTGGAAACTCGATGCCGCCGTCAAACAGACCATCAGCGAACTCGGCCTGCCCGAGCATGAGGCTGTCGGCAACCTCTCCGGCGGCCAGAAAAAACGCGTTGCCTTGGCGCAGGCATGGGTGCAGAAGCCCGATGTGTTACTGCTTGACGAGCCGACCAACCACCTCGACATCGATGCCATCATCTGGTTGGAAAACCTGCTCAAAGCGTTTGACGGCAGCCTGGTGGTGATTACCCACGACCGCCGTTTTCTCGACAACACCGCTACCCGCATCGTCGAACTCGACCGCGGTATTCTGCGCTCCTACCCCGGCTCCTTCAGCAAATACAGCGAAAAAAAAGCCCGAGAATTGGCCGTGGAAGCGGAACACAACCGCCTGTTCGACAAATTCCACGCCCAAGAAGAAGCATGGATACGCAAAGGCATCGAAGCGCGCCGCACCCGCAACGAAGGCCGCGTGCGCCGCCTTGAAGAGCTGCGCCGCCAGCGTGCCGAACGCCGCAACGTACAAGGCCAAGTCAACTTCAAACTCGACAGCGGCGAGAAAAGCGGCAAAATCATCGCCGAATTGGAACACGCCTCCTTCCAATACGGCGACAAAGCCATCATGGACAAATTCTCCGCCATCATCCAGCGCGGCGACAAAATCGGCCTCATCGGCCCCAACGGCATCGGCAAAACCACTTTCCTCAAGCTGATTTTGGGCGAGCTGCAACCCACCTACGGCCGCATCCGCATCGGCAGCAAGCAGGAAGTGGCCTATTTCGACCAATTCCGCAGCGCATTAAACGAAAACGACACCGTGTTCTACACCTTGGGGCAGGGCAACGACTATGTCGAAATCGGCGGCAAAAAACGCCATGTGATGAGCTATCTGGAAGATTTCCTCTTCCACCCCGCCCGTGCGCAAAGCCCCGTATCCTCGCTATCCGGCGGCGAACGCAACCGCCTCCTGCTGGCCAAACTCTTCACCCGCCCCGCCAATATTCTGGTACTCGACGAGCCCACCAACGACCTCGACATCGACACTCAGGAATTATTGGAAGAGCTCCTGCGCGACTATCAAGGCACCGTATTCCTCGTTTCCCACGACCGGATGTTTCTCGACAACGTCATCACCCAAAGCATCGTATTTGAAGGGCAAGGCCGTCTGAAAGAATACATTGGCGGCTACGACGACTATATCGACGCAAAAAAACGCGAAGCCGCCGTTACCGCACAAAACACACACAAAGCCGCCGTTCAGACGGCCTCCGAGGAAAAAGCCAAACCCAAAGCCAACCGCACGGTCAAACTTTCCTACAAAGAACAGCGCGAACTCGATGCGCTGCCCGATGAAATCGCCGTGCTGGAAACCGAACAGGCCGAACTCAACGCACAGCTTTCCGACCCTGAAATTTTCAAAGACTACGAAAAAGCCGGCGCACTGCAAAACCGTGCCGAAGAAATCGAAATGCTGCTGCTGGAAAAACTGGAACGCTGGGAATGGCTCGAAGCCAAGCAAAACGGCGGGCAGTAA
- the ung gene encoding uracil-DNA glycosylase: MHTWHDAIGAEKEQAYLQHIIHSVRQEREGGQIIYPPAADVFNAFKATEFHQVKVVILGQDPYHGAGQAHGLAFSVRPDIAVPPSLVNIYKELADDIEGFQIPQHGCLQSWAEQGVLLLNTVLTVRAGQAHSHASLGWEKFTDRVIAQLNQHREHIVFMLWGSHAQKKGAFIDRNRHLVLTAPHPSPLSAYRGFFGCRHFSQANSYLQQHGLTAIDWQIQAV, from the coding sequence ATGCACACTTGGCACGACGCAATCGGCGCAGAAAAAGAACAGGCTTATTTACAACACATCATACACAGCGTACGCCAAGAACGTGAGGGCGGACAAATCATCTACCCGCCTGCTGCCGATGTCTTCAATGCTTTCAAAGCCACCGAATTTCACCAAGTCAAAGTCGTCATCTTGGGGCAAGATCCCTACCACGGCGCAGGACAGGCACACGGCTTGGCGTTTTCCGTCCGCCCCGACATCGCCGTTCCGCCCTCGCTGGTAAATATCTACAAAGAACTGGCCGACGACATCGAAGGTTTTCAGATTCCCCAACACGGCTGCCTGCAATCTTGGGCAGAGCAAGGCGTATTGCTGCTCAATACAGTCCTGACCGTGCGTGCCGGACAAGCACATTCCCACGCGTCCCTCGGCTGGGAGAAATTTACCGACCGCGTTATCGCGCAACTCAACCAACACAGAGAACACATCGTGTTCATGCTTTGGGGAAGCCATGCACAAAAAAAAGGAGCGTTTATCGACCGCAACCGCCATTTGGTTTTGACCGCTCCGCATCCTTCCCCGCTTTCGGCCTACCGAGGTTTCTTCGGCTGCCGCCACTTCTCGCAAGCCAACAGCTATCTGCAGCAACACGGCTTAACGGCCATCGATTGGCAGATTCAGGCCGTCTGA
- the ttcA gene encoding tRNA 2-thiocytidine(32) synthetase TtcA produces the protein MSKKTKQELENNKLSKRLRHAVGDAINDFNMIEPGDKIMVCLSGGKDSYALLDILRQLQASAPIDFSLVAVNLDQKQPGFPEHVLPEYLDSIGVDYKIVEEDTYSTVKRVLEEGKTTCSLCSRLRRGILYRTAKELGCTKIALGHHRDDILATLFLNMFYGGKLKAMPPKLVSDNGEHIVIRPLAYVKEKDLVKYAELKQFPIIPCNLCGSQPNLQRQVIGDMLRDWDKRFPGRIESMFSALQNIVPSHLADTELFDFAGLERGQNLKHGGDLAFDSETMPERFADGLEEDDSEIKIETKPERKVINILASKPKNGCGM, from the coding sequence ATGTCTAAAAAAACCAAACAAGAATTAGAAAACAACAAACTCAGCAAACGCCTGCGCCACGCCGTAGGCGATGCCATCAACGACTTCAACATGATTGAGCCGGGCGACAAAATCATGGTCTGCTTATCGGGCGGCAAAGACAGCTATGCCCTTTTGGATATTCTGCGCCAACTCCAAGCCAGCGCACCGATTGATTTCTCGCTCGTTGCCGTCAATCTCGACCAAAAACAACCCGGGTTTCCCGAACACGTCCTGCCCGAATATCTCGACAGCATCGGCGTGGATTACAAAATCGTCGAAGAAGACACCTACTCCACCGTGAAGCGCGTACTGGAAGAAGGCAAAACCACCTGCTCGCTGTGCAGCCGCCTGCGCCGCGGCATTCTGTACCGCACCGCCAAAGAATTGGGCTGCACCAAAATCGCCCTCGGCCACCACCGCGATGATATTTTGGCCACGCTGTTTCTGAATATGTTTTACGGCGGCAAACTCAAAGCCATGCCGCCGAAACTGGTATCCGACAACGGCGAACATATCGTTATCCGCCCGCTGGCCTATGTTAAAGAAAAAGACTTGGTCAAATATGCCGAATTGAAGCAATTCCCGATTATCCCGTGCAACCTGTGCGGCTCGCAGCCCAATCTGCAACGCCAAGTCATCGGCGATATGCTGCGCGATTGGGACAAGCGTTTCCCGGGGCGCATCGAATCCATGTTTTCCGCTCTGCAAAACATCGTTCCCTCGCATTTGGCGGATACCGAACTGTTTGACTTTGCCGGCTTGGAGCGCGGACAGAATCTGAAACACGGCGGCGACTTGGCATTTGACAGCGAAACCATGCCCGAGCGTTTTGCAGACGGCCTTGAAGAAGACGACAGCGAAATCAAAATCGAAACCAAGCCGGAGCGCAAGGTCATCAATATTCTGGCCAGCAAACCGAAAAACGGCTGCGGTATGTAA
- a CDS encoding RNA pyrophosphohydrolase has product MLDREGYRPNVGIILTNDRNEVFWGKRVRQHSWQFPQGGIKPGESPETAMYRELLEEVGLLPQHVKILGRTKDWLRYDVPSHWVRREWRGSYRGQKQIWYLLRLVGRESDVNLRATRYPEFDGWRWHQYWAPVDEVIDFKRDVYLGALSELSRFLRGLESFAEFSARTADN; this is encoded by the coding sequence GTGTTAGACAGAGAAGGCTATCGCCCCAATGTCGGGATTATTCTGACCAACGACCGCAACGAGGTATTTTGGGGCAAGCGTGTACGCCAGCATTCGTGGCAGTTTCCGCAAGGCGGCATCAAGCCGGGCGAAAGCCCTGAAACGGCGATGTACCGCGAGCTTTTGGAAGAAGTCGGCCTCCTGCCGCAGCATGTGAAAATTCTGGGGCGTACAAAGGATTGGTTGCGCTATGATGTGCCGTCGCATTGGGTGCGGCGCGAATGGCGAGGCTCCTATCGGGGGCAAAAGCAGATTTGGTATCTGCTGCGTTTGGTAGGGCGTGAAAGCGATGTCAATCTGCGCGCCACCCGTTACCCCGAATTCGACGGCTGGCGTTGGCACCAATATTGGGCACCGGTAGATGAAGTAATCGACTTCAAGCGAGACGTATATCTCGGTGCTTTAAGCGAATTGTCCCGCTTCCTGCGTGGTTTGGAAAGCTTTGCCGAGTTTTCCGCGCGTACCGCCGACAATTAA
- a CDS encoding peptidylprolyl isomerase gives MNIFTQSTFCALMLAASFTASAQTKAVIDTNMGKIELLLDEKKAPKTVANFVAYAKKGFYNNTVFHRVIDGFMIQGGGYTADMTAKPVDKAISNEADNGLKNTVGTIAMARTGNPHSATSQFFINTADNDFLNFKNKTPQGYGYTVFGKVTSGMNVVKLISQSKTAGRGFHQDVPVKPVLIKSVQISQ, from the coding sequence ATGAACATCTTCACTCAAAGCACTTTCTGCGCGCTGATGTTGGCAGCTTCCTTTACTGCCTCCGCGCAAACCAAAGCGGTAATCGACACCAATATGGGCAAAATCGAATTGTTGTTGGACGAGAAAAAAGCACCGAAAACCGTTGCCAACTTCGTCGCGTACGCCAAAAAAGGCTTTTACAACAACACCGTTTTCCATCGCGTTATCGACGGCTTCATGATTCAGGGCGGCGGCTACACAGCCGACATGACCGCCAAGCCTGTTGACAAAGCCATCAGCAACGAAGCCGACAACGGCTTGAAAAACACCGTCGGCACCATTGCCATGGCCCGCACCGGCAATCCGCATTCCGCCACCAGCCAGTTTTTCATCAATACCGCCGATAATGATTTTCTCAACTTTAAAAACAAAACACCGCAAGGCTACGGCTATACCGTATTCGGCAAAGTTACTTCCGGCATGAATGTTGTCAAACTCATCAGCCAAAGCAAAACCGCCGGCCGCGGTTTCCATCAAGATGTACCCGTCAAACCCGTGCTGATTAAAAGCGTGCAGATTTCACAGTAA
- a CDS encoding polyamine ABC transporter substrate-binding protein — protein sequence MKKSLFAAAVAALALAACGGSEKQSAETARSSSEPQNAAAQSGNLNIYNWSDYVDPETLVEFEKANGVKIRYDYYDSNEALEAKVLTGKSGYDLVAPSVSNVGRQIKAGAYQEIDKSQIPNYGNIDPKLLEMLASVDPGNKYAVPYFWGLNTLAINKDMVAKALGTDQLPENEWDLVFNPEYTAKLKSCGISYFDSAIEQIPLALNYIGKEPNSENPEDIKAAVEMMKKVRSDIKRFTSSGYIDDMAAGNLCVAIGYGGDLNIAKTRAKEAGNGINIQVLTPKSGVGVWVDSFMIPIDAQNVANAHQYINYTLDPEIAAKNGNFVTYAPASQPARKLMEAQYAADDSIFPSEAVLEKSFLIAPKSNDTSKLSVRLWQGLKAGQ from the coding sequence ATGAAAAAATCTCTTTTTGCCGCTGCCGTTGCAGCGCTCGCCTTAGCCGCTTGCGGTGGTTCGGAAAAACAATCTGCCGAAACCGCCCGCTCCTCATCCGAACCGCAAAATGCCGCAGCCCAAAGTGGGAATCTCAATATCTACAACTGGTCCGATTACGTCGATCCCGAAACCTTGGTCGAATTTGAAAAGGCCAACGGCGTTAAAATCCGCTATGACTATTACGACAGCAACGAAGCATTGGAAGCCAAAGTGCTGACCGGAAAATCCGGTTATGATCTGGTTGCTCCTTCTGTGTCCAATGTCGGCCGTCAGATTAAAGCAGGCGCGTATCAGGAAATCGACAAAAGCCAAATCCCCAACTACGGCAACATCGACCCCAAATTGTTGGAAATGCTTGCCTCTGTCGATCCGGGCAACAAATACGCCGTACCGTATTTCTGGGGCCTGAACACGCTGGCCATCAATAAAGATATGGTTGCCAAAGCATTGGGTACAGACCAACTGCCTGAAAACGAATGGGACTTGGTGTTTAATCCCGAATATACCGCCAAGCTGAAATCCTGCGGCATCAGCTATTTCGACAGCGCCATCGAACAAATTCCGCTTGCCTTGAACTACATCGGCAAAGAGCCCAACAGCGAGAACCCTGAAGACATCAAAGCCGCTGTTGAAATGATGAAAAAAGTGCGTTCCGACATCAAACGCTTTACCTCTTCCGGCTATATCGATGATATGGCCGCAGGCAATCTTTGCGTGGCCATCGGCTACGGCGGCGACTTGAACATTGCCAAAACCCGCGCCAAAGAAGCGGGCAACGGCATCAATATTCAAGTATTGACACCCAAAAGCGGTGTAGGCGTTTGGGTAGATTCGTTCATGATTCCGATTGATGCACAAAATGTTGCCAACGCGCACCAATACATCAATTACACGCTCGATCCCGAAATCGCTGCGAAAAACGGCAATTTCGTTACCTACGCTCCGGCAAGCCAACCTGCCCGCAAGCTGATGGAAGCGCAATATGCTGCTGATGATTCCATCTTCCCGAGTGAAGCCGTATTGGAAAAAAGTTTCCTGATTGCACCTAAATCAAACGATACCAGCAAACTTTCCGTTCGGTTGTGGCAAGGTCTGAAAGCAGGACAATAA
- a CDS encoding energy-coupling factor ABC transporter permease: MIFYPEWFGSLWIQAAWLPLILLLGMTARRALAAIQQYRTAAALAVMLLATAWSLTATTDSGTLAGISYHLLAVNLAALMLGAPAVCWIAALLMLPYVWLHTGSLATYPLNTLLLLLPPLAVNLTARYCVNRLPPNIFIFIFLNGFLASAAGIVFTGLLLTAFLSVGSGFADGGLWGNAFPVFFLIAWAEAFLSGIATAIFIALKPQWISTFDDNRYLKRQNRIWQD; the protein is encoded by the coding sequence ATGATTTTCTATCCTGAATGGTTCGGCAGCCTGTGGATACAGGCAGCATGGTTGCCCTTAATCCTGCTGCTGGGCATGACTGCGCGCCGGGCCTTGGCAGCCATACAGCAATACCGTACCGCGGCAGCCCTTGCCGTGATGCTGCTGGCGACAGCATGGAGTCTGACCGCTACAACCGACAGCGGCACATTGGCCGGTATCAGCTATCATCTGCTTGCCGTCAACCTTGCCGCACTGATGTTGGGCGCACCTGCCGTGTGTTGGATTGCTGCCTTGCTGATGCTGCCTTACGTTTGGCTGCATACCGGAAGTTTGGCGACTTATCCGCTGAATACGTTGCTGCTGTTGCTGCCGCCGCTTGCGGTCAACCTGACGGCACGTTATTGCGTCAACCGCCTGCCGCCCAATATTTTTATCTTTATCTTTCTCAACGGCTTTCTCGCTTCCGCTGCCGGTATTGTGTTTACAGGTCTGCTTTTAACCGCATTTTTATCGGTTGGCAGCGGATTTGCAGACGGCGGTTTGTGGGGCAATGCCTTTCCCGTTTTCTTTCTGATTGCTTGGGCAGAGGCTTTTTTAAGCGGTATTGCCACGGCAATTTTCATTGCATTGAAGCCGCAGTGGATCAGTACTTTTGATGACAACCGTTATTTGAAACGGCAAAACCGTATTTGGCAGGATTGA
- a CDS encoding DUF456 domain-containing protein — protein MTVVFIILGLIAVTAGLLGTIYPAIPGLGLMFGGAWLLAHAGDYQIFGSTTLIFLAIVAVIGTAMDYVAGMLGAKYTGADKLAVWGAFIGGIAGAFFSLPGLLFGPMIGAAVGEFITRKDMWQAGKVSFGTLIGFIIGTVAKIGCALTIVLTLLTMWIISWFA, from the coding sequence ATGACTGTTGTTTTCATCATTCTCGGCTTGATTGCCGTTACCGCAGGATTGCTCGGCACGATTTATCCCGCCATTCCCGGTTTGGGCTTGATGTTCGGCGGCGCATGGTTGCTGGCTCATGCCGGAGACTACCAAATTTTCGGCTCGACCACTTTGATTTTTCTGGCCATTGTCGCCGTTATCGGCACTGCAATGGATTACGTTGCCGGAATGCTCGGGGCGAAATATACCGGTGCAGACAAACTTGCCGTGTGGGGCGCATTCATCGGCGGTATCGCCGGCGCATTCTTCTCGCTGCCCGGGTTGTTGTTCGGTCCGATGATTGGTGCGGCGGTCGGTGAATTTATTACCCGCAAGGATATGTGGCAGGCAGGCAAAGTCAGCTTCGGCACACTCATCGGCTTCATTATCGGTACCGTTGCCAAAATCGGCTGCGCGCTGACCATCGTATTAACGCTGTTGACCATGTGGATCATCAGTTGGTTTGCCTAA